From one Thermatribacter velox genomic stretch:
- a CDS encoding glutamate synthase-related protein, with translation MAKSLLFPEFKVVRDSSRCIDCQVCVRQCANDVHLFDEEEEKVFSEEEKCVGCQRCVTLCPTNALQVVRREEGFRQNANWSTAHLRNLYKQAETGGVLLTGMGCDQPYKIYWDHLLLNASQVTNPSIDPLREPIEIKTFLGKKEDYLDVDWSLDQPILKTKLAPQLELEVPVLFSAMSYGSISYNAFRSLVEAAWEAGTYCNSGEGGLHPDFYPFGDHIIVQVASGRFGVHRDYLRVAKAVEIKIGQGAKPGIGGHLPGEKVTEQISRTRKIPVGSDAISPAPHHDIYSIEDLQRLIFAIKEATNYEKPVFVKIAAVHNVAAIASGIVRAGADVVAIDGIRGGTGAAPQVIRDNVGIPIELALAQVDERLRVEGIRQRASVVIAGGIRSSADVIKAIALGADAVYIGTAALVAMGCHLCQKCYTGKCNWGIATQDPYLTKRLNPNIGKRRLVNLLRAWAFEIKEMLGGMGINAIESLRGNREHLRAVGLTREEMKILGVKPAGEGW, from the coding sequence ATGGCCAAAAGCTTGCTGTTTCCTGAATTTAAGGTCGTTCGTGATAGCTCAAGGTGCATTGACTGTCAGGTATGTGTACGCCAGTGTGCTAACGATGTGCATCTTTTTGATGAGGAAGAAGAAAAGGTTTTTAGTGAAGAAGAAAAATGCGTTGGTTGCCAGAGATGTGTAACTTTGTGCCCCACCAATGCATTGCAGGTAGTAAGAAGAGAAGAGGGTTTTCGCCAGAACGCCAACTGGAGTACTGCCCATTTGAGGAATCTCTATAAACAAGCTGAAACAGGTGGAGTTTTGCTCACAGGCATGGGTTGTGACCAGCCCTACAAGATTTACTGGGATCACCTGCTCCTCAATGCCAGTCAGGTTACCAACCCCTCCATAGATCCTCTGCGAGAACCCATAGAGATCAAAACGTTTTTAGGTAAAAAGGAGGACTATCTCGACGTTGACTGGAGTCTTGACCAGCCAATCCTGAAGACGAAGCTTGCTCCACAACTGGAGCTTGAGGTTCCAGTTCTTTTTTCAGCCATGTCCTATGGTTCAATTAGCTATAATGCTTTTCGTTCGCTGGTTGAAGCAGCTTGGGAAGCTGGTACTTACTGTAACAGTGGTGAAGGTGGTCTACACCCTGATTTTTATCCTTTTGGAGACCACATTATAGTTCAGGTGGCTTCAGGGCGCTTTGGAGTCCACAGGGATTACTTGAGAGTTGCCAAAGCCGTGGAAATCAAAATAGGCCAGGGAGCCAAACCCGGTATAGGGGGACATCTTCCCGGAGAGAAAGTTACTGAACAGATATCCCGGACTCGCAAAATCCCTGTAGGTAGTGATGCTATTTCCCCTGCACCGCACCATGATATTTATTCTATAGAAGACCTGCAAAGGCTGATTTTTGCTATTAAAGAAGCTACGAATTATGAAAAACCTGTGTTTGTGAAAATAGCTGCCGTGCACAATGTGGCTGCTATTGCTTCTGGTATTGTACGCGCTGGGGCTGATGTGGTGGCTATTGATGGTATTCGGGGTGGTACAGGAGCAGCTCCTCAGGTGATAAGGGATAACGTGGGGATTCCTATAGAACTTGCTTTGGCTCAGGTAGATGAGAGATTGCGTGTAGAAGGCATTCGCCAGAGAGCCTCAGTGGTTATTGCGGGAGGGATAAGATCCAGTGCTGATGTGATTAAGGCTATTGCTCTGGGAGCAGACGCTGTTTACATTGGTACCGCTGCTCTGGTAGCTATGGGTTGCCATCTTTGCCAAAAGTGTTACACCGGGAAATGTAACTGGGGAATAGCCACCCAGGATCCCTATCTGACCAAGCGTTTGAATCCCAATATAGGCAAGCGCAGGTTGGTTAATTTGTTGCGTGCCTGGGCTTTTGAAATTAAGGAAATGTTGGGTGGCATGGGTATAAACGCTATAGAAAGTCTACGGGGCAACCGAGAACATCTTCGGGCGGTAGGACTTACTCGGGAAGAAATGAAAATATTAGGAGTGAAACCTGCTGGTGAGGGATGGTAA
- a CDS encoding 4Fe-4S dicluster domain-containing protein has protein sequence MKKIHIHEEYCIGCRICEIMCLVKHSRSGKIIKAFKEEPRPLPRVRVEEKEYISFALQCRHCEEARCIENCMTGAMYRDEEGVVRCDEEKCVGCWMCIMSCPFGAVTREKGEKKVASKCDLCAGEKLPVCVANCPNEALTYE, from the coding sequence GTGAAGAAAATTCACATTCATGAAGAGTACTGCATTGGTTGTCGCATATGTGAAATTATGTGTCTGGTGAAGCATTCTCGGAGTGGCAAAATAATAAAGGCTTTTAAAGAAGAACCTCGGCCTTTACCCCGAGTAAGGGTTGAAGAAAAAGAGTATATTTCCTTTGCCCTCCAGTGCAGGCACTGTGAAGAAGCGCGGTGCATAGAGAACTGTATGACTGGTGCCATGTATCGCGATGAGGAAGGCGTTGTGCGTTGCGATGAGGAAAAGTGTGTAGGTTGTTGGATGTGTATTATGAGCTGTCCTTTTGGGGCAGTGACAAGAGAAAAAGGAGAAAAAAAAGTTGCCAGTAAATGTGACCTCTGTGCTGGAGAAAAATTGCCAGTTTGTGTGGCAAATTGTCCTAATGAGGCGTTGACTTATGAGTAA